Proteins from a genomic interval of Maylandia zebra isolate NMK-2024a linkage group LG15, Mzebra_GT3a, whole genome shotgun sequence:
- the vps18 gene encoding vacuolar protein sorting-associated protein 18 homolog — MASILDEYEDSQNIRQSAQQHSRLSSTNIGITHSGFVNARLEEEKPIFNKQRIDFTPPEKINHLAVCNNQLCMSLGKDTLLRIDLAKPDQPNQTELGRKDDSKVHRLFLDPTGSHLLISLNTSECLYLNRNTQKVRSLSRWRGHLIESVGWNKLLGNETSTGPILVGTSQGIIFEAEISANEGSLFNTNPDQYFRQVHSVEEDGKPAPVCCLEVERGLENKYFIIATTRKRLFQFVGKVAEGSEQQGFSSIFNQNQDLLPSFQEFPVNMGHSEITFYTPKLRTSPKAFAWMMGNGVLYGQLDYVRPDSLLSDVQVWEYTPDIDLNQNKPISIVLTQFHFLLLLHDRVKAICTLNGQVVYEDLFPDKFGSLKKMIKDPVGGLVWIYTERAVFRYHIQRESRDVWQMYMSMNKFDLAKEYCRDRPECMDMVLAKEAEHCFQNKRYLESAMCYAQTQNYFEEIALKFIEAKQEEALKEFLLKKLNNLKPSERTQITLLVTWLAELYLNRLGQLESDGNSVIFKETRDEFRQFLGSSKHRDCLYNNRSTIYDLLASHGNVDDMVYFSVVMQDYERVISHYCQHDEYSAALDVLSKHCDEKLFYKFSPVLMQHIPKNVVDAWIQMGKRLDPKKLIPALMNYSQMGSTQQINETIRYMEFCVYELMVTEEAIHNYLLSLYAKYKPDSLLWYLEQAGTHASEIHYDLKYALRLCAEHGYRQACVLVYRIMELYEEAVDLALEVDVDLAKSCADLPEDDEELRKKLWLKIAKHVVQKEEDVKKAMNCLSSCNLLKIEDILPFFPDFVTIDHFKEAICLSLEEYNQHIEELKQEMEEATESAKRIREDIQEMRNKYGVVDSQEKCAACDFPLLNRPFYLFLCGHMFHNDCLLQEVTPHLSAFKQNRLEDLHKKLAATTQSSKSRHRPAPKDEGDTSSLGKATAGTSREQIKSDIDDIVASECVYCGELMIKSIDKPFIDPQKFEEEKSSWL, encoded by the exons ATGGCTTCAATTCTCGATGAGTACGAGGATTCTCAAAACATCCGGCAAAGTGCGCAGCAGCACAGCCGCCTGTCAAGCACCAACATCGGGATAACCCATTCTG GCTTTGTCAACGCGAGGCTTGAAGAAGAGAAGCCGATATTCAACAAGCAGAGGATTGATTTCACCCCACCTGAGAAGATAAATCATCTGGCTGTCTGCAACAATCAGCTGTGCATGAGTCTGGGAAAGGACACCCTGCTAAG GATTGACTTAGCAAAACCAGATCAACCAAACCAGACTGAATTAGGAAGGAAAGATGACAGTAAAGTGCACAGACTGTTCTTGGACCCAACAG GCTCCCATCTGCTGATCAGCTTGAACACCAGTGAGTGTCTGTACCTCAACAGGAACACCCAGAAGGTGCGCAGTTTGTCCCGCTGGAGAGGCCACCTCATCGAGAGTGTGGGCTGGAACAAGCTGCTGGGCAACGAGACCAGCACAGGACCTATCCTGGTTGGCACAAGTCAAGGCATCATTTTTGAGGCAGAGATCTCTGCGAATGAGGGCAGCTTGTTTAACACCAATCCAGATCAATACTTTAGACAG gtccactctgtggaggaggaTGGCAAACCTGCTCCAGTCTGCTGTTTGGAGGTCGAGCGGGGCCTGGAGAACAAGTACTTTATCATAGCTACCACACGCAAACGCCTGTTCCAGTTTGTGGGTAAGGTAGCCGAGGGGTCGGAGCAGCAAGGCTTCAGTTCCATCTTCAATCAAAATCAGGACTTGCTGCCCAGTTTCCAGGAGTTCCCAGTCAATATGGGACACAGCGAGATCACCTTCTACACCCCTAAGCTGCGAACGTCCCCCAAGGCGTTCGCCTGGATGATGGGTAATGGAGTTCTTTATGGTCAGCTTGACTACGTCAGGCCTGATTCCCTGCTGAGTGATGTGCAG GTGTGGGAATACACTCCAGACATTGACCTTAATCAAAACAAGCCTATCTCCATTGTGCTGACACAGTTCCACTTCCTGCTCTTGCTTCATGACCGAGTTAAGGCCATCTGCACTCTGAACGGGCAAGTGGTTTACGAGGACTTGTTCCCAGATAAATTTGGCAGCCTCAAGAAAATGATCAAAGACCCAGTTGGCGGGTTGGTGTGGATCTACACTGAGCGGGCAGTTTTTCGATATCACATCCAGCGGGAGTCCAGGGATGTCTGGCAGATGTACATGAGCATGAATAAATTTGATCTGGCCAAGGAGTACTGTCGCGATCGGCCTGAGTGTATGGACATGGTGCTGGCAAAGGAGGCTGAGCACTGTTTCCAGAATAAACGCTATCTGGAGAGCGCCATGTGCtatgcacaaacacagaacTATTTTGAAGAGATTGCTCTCAAGTTCATAGAAGCCAAACAAGAGGAGGCCTTAAAGGAGTTCTTACTGAAGAAGTTAAACAATCTCAAACCCAGTGAGAGAACTCAGATCACCTTGTTGGTCACCTGGTTAGCTGAGCTCTACTTGAATCGCCTCGGCCAGCTGGAGAGTGATGGCAACAGCGTCATTTTCAAAGAAACCCGTGACGAGTTTCGTCAGTTCCTTGGCAGCTCCAAGCACAGAGACTGCCTGTACAACAACCGCTCCACCATCTACGATCTGCTGGCCAGCCACGGCAACGTGGACGACATGGTTTACTTCTCAGTCGTCATGCAGGACTACGAGAGAGTGATATCCCACTACTGCCAGCACGACGAGTACAGTGCTGCTCTGGATGTGCTCTCCAAGCACTGTGACGAAAAGCTTTTTTACAAGTTCTCCCCGGTGCTCATGCAGCACATTCCCAAAAACGTGGTGGACGCGTGGATTCAGATGGGCAAGAGGCTGGACCCAAAGAAGCTCATCCCAGCTCTGATGAACTACAGCCAGATGGGCAGCACGCAGCAGATCAATGAGACCATCCGCTACATGGAGTTCTGCGTTTATGAGCTGATGGTAACAGAGGAGGCCATCCATAACTACTTGCTGTCGCTTTATGCAAAGTACAAACCAGACTCTCTGCTGTGGTATCTAGAGCAGGCAGGCACACACGCCTCAGAGATCCACTACGACCTCAAGTATGCTCTCAGGCTGTGTGCGGAGCATGGCTACAGGCAGGCCTGTGTGCTGGTTTATAGGATTATGGAACTGTATGAGGAGGCAGTGGATCTTGCTTTAGAA GTAGACGTGGACTTGGCCAAGTCCTGCGCTGACCTCCCAGAGGATGATGAGGAGTTGAGGAAAAAGCTTTGGCTGAAAATCGCCAAGCATGTGGTGCAGAAGGAAGAAGATGTTAAGAAAGCCATGAACTGTCTGTCCAGCTGCAACCTGCTCAAAATTGAAGACATCCTTCCTTTCTTTCCAGACTTTGTCACCATCGACCACTTTAAG GAGGCCATCTGCCTTTCGCTGGAGGAGTACAACCAGCACATTGAAGAGCTGAAGCAGGAAATGGAAGAGGCCACAGAGAGCGCAAAACGTATTAGGGAAGACATACAGGAAATGAGGAACAAGTATGGTGTAGTGGATTCCCAAGAAAAGTGTGCTGCTTGTGACTTCCCATTGCTCAACAGGCCCTTCTATCTGTTCCTCTGTGGGCACATGTTCCACAATGACTGCCTGTTGCAG gaagtgACTCCTCATTTGTCGGCCTTCAAGCAGAATCGCCTGGAGGATCTTCATAAAAAGCTGGCAGCAACCACGCAATCATCCAAATCGCGCCACCGTCCAGCACCAAAGGATGAGGGTGACACATCAAGCTTGGGCAAGGCCACTGCGGGCACAAGCCGTGAGCAGATAAAATCAGACATTGATGACATCGTCGCATCCGAGTGCGTATACTGCGGCGAACTGATGATCAAATCTATCGACAAGCCTTTCATTGATCCGCAGAAATTTGAGGAGGAGAAATCCAgctggctgtga
- the rhov gene encoding rho-related GTP-binding protein RhoV: MLLLSRTSTVSLVVCVRERGNLRYLVSLRPGRRRVCIQRFNVRLDMPPHMDYFYHESRVPSACGLTREDELDPAVISCMLVGDGAVGKTSMIISYTSNGYPTEYKQTGFDVFSGQVQIDGSPVKVQLVDTAGQEEFDEFRAMSYAHTDVFLLCFSMVNPTSFHNITKKWVPEIRSNNPTAPIILIGTQSDLLLDVNVLINLDRSNVKPVLSSRARSMAEKIRATEYIECSSLTQKNLKEAFDSAIFAAIKNKTRKTKKRRFSDRRTKAFSRCSWKKFFCFI; encoded by the exons ATGTTGCTCCTCAGTCGTACTTCTACAGTCAGTCTGGTGGTATGTGTCAGAGAGAGAGGCAACCTACGGTATCTAGTGTCGCTGCGACCGGGACGGAGAAGAGTTTGCATTCAGAGGTTTAATGTTCGGCTCGACATGCCACCTCACATGGATTACTTTTACCACGAGTCCCGAGTCCCATCTGCGTGCGGGCTGACCCGGGAGGATGAGCTCGATCCCGCTGTCATCAGCTGTATGCTGGTCGGAGACGGAGCCGTCGGGAAGACCAGCATGATCATCAGCTACACCTCCAACGGATATCCGACAGAGTACAAGCAGACGGGCTTTGATGTCTTCTCCG GTCAGGTCCAAATTGACGGATCTCCTGTCAAAGTTCAGCTTGTGGACACTGCTGGCCAG GAGGAGTTTGACGAATTCCGTGCTATGTCCTACGCCCACACGGATGTCTTCCTCCTGTGCTTCAGCATGGTCAACCCCACCTCGTTTCACAACATCACCAAGAAGTGGGTACCAGAGATCCGTTCTAACAACCCGACTGCTCCCATCATTCTCATAGGGACTCAGTCCGACCTGCTGCTGGACGTAAACGTCCTCATCAACCTGGACCGATCCAACGTCAAGCCGGTTCTGAGCTCCCGGGCCCGGAGCATGGCGGAGAAGATCAGAGCCACGGAGTACATAGAGTGCTCGTCGCTCACGCAGAAGAACTTAAAGGAGGCCTTTGACTCCGCCATCTTCGCTGCCATAAAGAACAAAACTCGTAAAACCAAGAAGAGGAGGTTTTCTGACAGGCGAACCAAAGCGTTCTCCAGGTGTAGCTGGAAGAAGTTCTTCTGCTTCATCTGA